In a genomic window of Lentisphaerota bacterium:
- the pilM gene encoding type IV pilus assembly protein PilM, which produces MFGSDHILALNVGAGKLALAEFSVRNGRVPVLLNYGFGEFGMDPENESASSAFLIAALKEVMNARGIRPAPLLMSVSGQLVFPRFPKMPPVSKDKLLQMIQLDAEQNVPFPITELVWDYQLIGGVSEGEQNVMIVAAKNETVTELIDSVVEAGLDPEVIDVAPMALYNCARYNYPDLDGCSMIVDIGARSTNLVFIEDGKFFSRCIPVAGNAITQELAKSFQVGHRAAEALKRECAFVALGGVFAPVGDERADRVSKVVRNVITRLHAEISRSIAFYRSQQGGSTPHRVFLTGGSSVIPHMNTFFADKLQVEVQYLNPFLHVALAPQINTEQIGRDAFMLAEVIGLALRRKLACPVEINLLPPALARRKTFRRRIPYFGLAAAGLVLTAGVWTVYTKGTLKLYEKQAQQVDERVKLLAEDQKKLDDARAQFKSVQKESDAIRNRIAGRVHLVRAMDAIRECLFPGMWLTSIESVRNAQGELVQLRISGRGWVDRLKEIEKKNGGPTTAVELFRDQLKMRPIFVTDGVKIANEQEEPDGSVRGFVVEAALSPIS; this is translated from the coding sequence GTGTTCGGCTCAGACCACATACTCGCACTGAACGTCGGCGCTGGCAAGCTGGCGCTGGCCGAGTTTTCTGTCCGGAACGGTCGCGTCCCGGTTCTGTTGAATTACGGATTTGGCGAATTCGGCATGGACCCTGAGAATGAATCGGCGTCGAGCGCCTTCCTGATTGCGGCGCTGAAGGAGGTGATGAACGCCCGCGGGATCCGGCCCGCGCCGTTGCTGATGTCGGTTTCCGGGCAGCTCGTGTTTCCGCGGTTTCCCAAGATGCCGCCCGTGTCCAAGGACAAGCTGCTGCAGATGATCCAGCTCGACGCCGAGCAGAATGTGCCGTTTCCGATTACCGAGTTGGTCTGGGATTACCAGTTGATTGGCGGGGTGTCTGAGGGCGAGCAGAACGTCATGATCGTGGCCGCGAAGAACGAAACGGTGACCGAGCTCATCGATTCGGTCGTCGAGGCGGGTCTCGATCCCGAAGTCATCGATGTCGCCCCGATGGCGCTCTACAATTGCGCCCGCTACAACTATCCGGACCTGGACGGCTGTTCGATGATCGTAGACATCGGCGCCCGGTCCACCAATCTGGTGTTCATCGAGGACGGCAAGTTCTTCAGTCGCTGCATTCCGGTTGCGGGCAACGCCATCACGCAGGAGTTGGCGAAAAGCTTCCAGGTCGGGCACCGGGCGGCTGAGGCGCTGAAGCGGGAATGCGCGTTCGTTGCCCTCGGCGGCGTGTTTGCGCCGGTCGGTGACGAGCGGGCGGACCGTGTGTCAAAGGTGGTGCGGAACGTGATCACGCGGCTTCACGCCGAGATCAGCCGGTCGATCGCCTTTTACAGGAGCCAGCAAGGGGGAAGCACGCCCCACCGCGTCTTTTTGACCGGCGGGTCGAGCGTGATTCCCCACATGAACACGTTTTTTGCCGACAAGCTTCAGGTCGAAGTCCAGTATCTCAATCCCTTTCTGCATGTGGCGCTGGCGCCGCAGATCAACACGGAACAGATCGGCCGGGACGCCTTCATGCTGGCCGAGGTGATCGGACTGGCCTTGCGACGCAAGCTCGCCTGTCCGGTCGAGATCAATCTGCTGCCCCCCGCGCTGGCACGGCGCAAGACCTTCCGGCGACGGATTCCCTATTTCGGTCTCGCGGCCGCAGGTCTCGTGCTGACGGCCGGGGTCTGGACGGTCTACACGAAGGGGACGCTCAAGCTCTACGAAAAGCAAGCCCAGCAAGTGGACGAGCGTGTGAAACTTCTGGCTGAAGATCAGAAGAAACTCGATGACGCGCGGGCCCAATTCAAGAGCGTTCAAAAGGAGTCGGATGCGATCCGGAATAGGATTGCTGGCCGCGTCCATCTGGTGCGAGCGATGGACGCAATACGGGAGTGTCTCTTTCCTGGAATGTGGCTGACCTCCATCGAGTCGGTCCGCAACGCCCAGGGCGAGTTGGTTCAACTGCGCATTTCGGGCCGCGGATGGGTGGACCGGCTGAAGGAGATCGAGAAGAAGAACGGCGGGCCGACAACGGCGGTGGAGCTGTTCCGTGACCAGTTGAAGATGCGGCCGATCTTTGTGACCGACGGGGTGAAAATCGCAAACGAACAGGAAGAGCCGGACGGATCGGTCCGTGGATTCGTGGTGGAGGCGGCCTTGTCACCGATTTCTTGA